Within the Verrucomicrobiia bacterium genome, the region TTATGGCTTTACTTGTGTGCGGTGGGAGGCGGCCATCATGAACCGGCCGGACCGCCACAATGAAATCGAGCTGAACCTGCTGGAAACCGGCCAGATCACCTACCTCTTGTTTGGGCAAAAAATTGTGGTTCCCGCCAGGCGCCTGGCCGTGTTCTGGGCCGCCGTACCCCACCACACCATTGCTTACGAGGGATTAACTGAGTATTACGTCTCCACCATCCCCCTGGTCTGGTTTTTACAATGGCGCCTGCCGGAACACTTCACCCATCTGGTGCTCCACGGCCATTTATTGATGGAACCCGATGACTCCCGCGGAGTTCTGGATGCCGCTCAATTTCGACTTTGGATTCAGGATATAACAGCCCCTTCGGAGGACCAGCGCCGTGCCATGTTGCTGGAGATGGAGGCTCGCCTCCGTCGCCTCGCCTTGCGCATTCCCCCTGACCCCGCCGGTCCACCCACCAAGCGCCACCACTCCACCATCTTGGGCGCCGGCACCTTGAATCACG harbors:
- a CDS encoding helix-turn-helix domain-containing protein is translated as MTRFAPNRKDFEPYGFTCVRWEAAIMNRPDRHNEIELNLLETGQITYLLFGQKIVVPARRLAVFWAAVPHHTIAYEGLTEYYVSTIPLVWFLQWRLPEHFTHLVLHGHLLMEPDDSRGVLDAAQFRLWIQDITAPSEDQRRAMLLEMEARLRRLALRIPPDPAGPPTKRHHSTILGAGTLNHAERIAAFIAQHYTQPLTLEDISRHVNLHPNYIIGVFRRVFGTTPLEYILQHRLSHAQRLLATTDDLILEIALNSGFGSLSRFNEAFRRAFGCTPREYRRRHRVTS